The Impatiens glandulifera chromosome 8, dImpGla2.1, whole genome shotgun sequence genome includes a window with the following:
- the LOC124912782 gene encoding serine carboxypeptidase-like, whose amino-acid sequence MAQRSVLILFPLLFFSCQILSSSSSSLRVINSPSTEAQRLIRSFNLFPSSRVNSGGGPSSGRLPDAVLSSSLVEKQFRLPVRGPSIRNLGHYAGYYRLPHSRDARMFYLFFESRKNKRSDPVVIWLSGGPGASCLTSMFYVNGPYHITNNNSLIWNNFGWDQVSNLIYVDQPIGTGFSYSSHSSDFRNDQEGVSNDLYDFLQAFFAEHPQYLRNDLYITGSSYAGHYIPVLASRIHNGNRNGDGAPINLKGFAIGNGLTDFAIQYKSMPEYVKSVNLITESQAMEVSRLIPACERDASKCNARRGGGGDSCIKAYSSCTDIFDGIMRLIGYRNFYDIRKRCVGHRCYDFSYMENLINEGSVREALGVGNISFVSLSRIVYNAFRKDFSRNHVMRIPPLLEDGIKVLIYAGEYDLICNWFGNYWWVREMKWSCKRQFNGASTTSYVVDGDIKGELIKYGPLSFLKVLDAGHMVPMDQPKVALEMLDRWIKGTL is encoded by the exons ATGGCACAAAGATCTGTTCTAATTCTCTTTCCTCTGTTGTTCTTCTCATGTCAAATTCTttcatcatcgtcttcttctTTGCGGGTTATTAATTCGCCAAGTACGGAAGCTCAGAGGCTTATCCGCAGTTTTAACTTGTTTCCCAGTTCCCGCGTCAACTCCGGCGGCGGCCCCTCTTCCGGCCGATTACCCGATGCAGTACTGTCGTCCTCATTGGTCGAAAAGCAATTCAGACTCCCAGTCCGTGGTCCTTCGATTCGGAATTTGGGCCATTATGCCGGCTATTATCGACTTCCTCACTCTAGAGATGCAAG GATGTTTTACTTATTCTTTGAGTCGAGAAAGAATAAACGCAGTGACCCAGTTGTGATATGGTTGTCCGGAGGACCCGGAGCTAGCTGTTTAACATCTATGTTTTATGTAAACGGTCCTTACCATATAACCAACAACAATTCTCTTATCTGGAATAACTTTGGTTGGGACCAGGTCTCCAACTTGATCTATGTGGACCAGCCAATCGGCACCGGTTTCAGCTATAGTTCCCATAGTTCTGATTTTCGTAATGATCAAGAGGGTGTTAGCAATGACTTATATGACTTCTTGCAG GCATTCTTCGCTGAACATCCTCAATATTTGAGGAACGATTTATACATAACCGGATCATCATATGCCGGCCACTATATCCCGGTCTTAGCTTCTCGGATTCACAATGGAAACAGAAACGGAGATGGAGCACCCATTAACCTTAag gGTTTTGCTATTGGAAATGGATTGACAGACTTTGCAATTCAATACAAGTCAATGCCAGAATATGTTAAAAGTGTGAATCTGATCACAGAATCTCAAGCCATGGAAGTCTCCAGATTGATACCAGCCTGCGAGAGAGACGCATCTAAATGCA atGCAAGgcgaggaggaggaggagatagCTGTATAAAGGCGTATTCTTCCTGTACTGACATATTCGATGGTATAATGAGATTAATTGGTTATAGGAAT TTTTACGACATTCGAAAGAGATGTGTGGGTCACCGTTGCTATGATTTCTCGTATATGGAAAACCTAATAAATGAGGGATCGGTTAGAGAAGCCCTTGGAGTTGGGAATATTAGTTTTGTTTCTTTGAGCCGTATTGTTTATAATGCGTTTCGTAAGGATTTTTCGAGGAATCATGTAATGAGAATTCCTCCGCTCCTTGAAGATGGAATTAAAGTCTTGATATATGCAGGAGAATATGATCTCATCTGCAATTGGTTTG GGAACTATTGGTGGGTTAGGGAAATGAAATGGTCATGTAAGAGACAATTCAATGGTGCTTCCACAACTTCGTATGTAGTTGACGGTGATATTAAGGGAGAACTTATAAAATATGGACCTCTATCATTTCTTAAG GTTCTTGACGCTGGGCATATGGTTCCTATGGATCAACCGAAAGTGGCATTGGAGATGCTGGATAGATGGATAAAAGGGACCCTTTGA